The proteins below are encoded in one region of Bremerella sp. P1:
- a CDS encoding patatin-like phospholipase family protein produces MAKIGLALSGGGFRATLFHLGVLRFLKDVDLLSSVSDIASVSGGSILAAHLTLNWDRYNGTDEEFDEAVGEVVSFVQFDVRNHVVRRLPLQYPARIFSRLARYPSRNLTPNAILEKCYQRYLYGDTCMYELPESPMLHILATSVSNGGLSVFNRNGLYVQQRTEAGEVVFSYVPGKMARIPRVVGASSAFPGFFPPVEFTAEDLGVRDGEFPTEYFTDGGVYDNLGIRAFTWLKELGTQFDEVFVSDAGKPFQVLSDNSLGFIGQSVRASDILWDRVWQLERENFAKETGFAFIPITDSVAEDEDPTLHPVVQAEVQTIRTDLDRFSDFEINGLAQHGYEVARKVFRNTHADSGKDIPKGEGWAPIPAKRLPGPGIPKKSPSGGSAPTKVARDLRKSAARRVWTTLLDLRDWPSYIYIALAIFLFCYLPFQVYELYKQSQVQAQVIDSIASGNPDIHDILDLLDRNPLTDWSPMDVEDIDEPSPEKETVVELLDYSRIIDLRHWHPEKSNREDQGGVYIKDRVMLMIPENAASAEGWDPKIVFSYPSLFKDVEFRQPEQRFPGQIRRLTKPVMEYGLERQTYEVEYDLTELSRGEPGTITNEMLVRIPAKISRAPFATRFKTDLLTVWMLFPEDRPYVNYELVRYPIDKSEAPTVMNSRYRINHPYGSLIGWSVVNPEVGQVYECRWTDE; encoded by the coding sequence ATGGCAAAAATCGGTCTAGCCCTATCTGGCGGTGGATTTCGTGCGACCTTGTTTCATCTAGGTGTTCTTCGATTTCTGAAGGATGTCGATTTGCTTTCCAGTGTGTCCGATATCGCTTCGGTTTCTGGAGGAAGCATTCTCGCCGCGCACCTGACACTGAACTGGGATCGTTATAACGGCACCGACGAAGAGTTCGACGAGGCAGTAGGCGAGGTCGTTTCTTTTGTCCAGTTCGACGTTCGCAATCACGTCGTCCGCCGCCTGCCTCTGCAATATCCGGCTCGGATTTTCTCTCGACTTGCCCGATACCCTTCGCGCAACCTCACACCGAATGCGATTCTCGAAAAGTGTTACCAGCGGTATCTGTACGGTGACACATGCATGTACGAACTGCCTGAGTCGCCAATGCTGCACATCTTGGCGACCAGCGTTAGCAATGGCGGGCTGTCGGTGTTCAATCGAAATGGTCTGTACGTTCAGCAGCGAACCGAGGCTGGCGAAGTTGTTTTCTCGTATGTGCCCGGCAAGATGGCAAGAATTCCGCGAGTTGTCGGAGCATCGTCCGCTTTTCCTGGCTTTTTCCCGCCAGTGGAATTTACGGCCGAAGATCTAGGCGTTCGCGATGGTGAGTTCCCGACGGAATACTTCACCGACGGCGGTGTGTACGACAACTTAGGGATTCGCGCGTTCACCTGGCTCAAGGAGCTTGGAACTCAGTTTGACGAGGTCTTCGTTAGCGATGCTGGTAAGCCATTTCAAGTCTTGAGTGACAATTCACTCGGTTTCATCGGACAATCTGTGCGGGCATCGGATATTCTGTGGGATCGTGTATGGCAACTAGAGAGAGAGAACTTTGCCAAGGAGACTGGCTTCGCGTTCATTCCCATCACCGATTCCGTTGCCGAAGACGAGGATCCGACACTCCATCCGGTCGTTCAGGCCGAAGTACAGACAATTCGTACCGACCTGGATCGTTTTTCCGACTTCGAAATCAATGGTCTTGCCCAGCATGGGTATGAAGTCGCTAGAAAGGTCTTCCGTAATACGCACGCTGATTCAGGAAAGGATATCCCGAAGGGAGAAGGTTGGGCACCGATCCCGGCCAAGCGGCTGCCAGGCCCAGGAATCCCGAAGAAATCGCCTAGTGGTGGCTCCGCTCCGACAAAAGTAGCACGGGACCTCCGAAAGTCGGCAGCTCGCCGAGTATGGACGACCTTGCTCGACCTTCGGGACTGGCCGAGTTACATCTACATCGCGCTAGCGATTTTCCTGTTCTGTTACTTGCCATTTCAGGTCTACGAACTTTACAAGCAGTCTCAAGTGCAGGCCCAGGTCATCGATTCGATTGCCAGCGGTAATCCTGATATCCACGATATTCTTGATTTGTTAGACCGAAATCCGCTTACTGATTGGAGTCCTATGGACGTCGAGGACATCGACGAGCCGAGCCCAGAAAAGGAGACCGTGGTCGAACTCCTTGACTACAGTCGGATCATCGATTTAAGGCATTGGCATCCTGAGAAGAGCAATCGCGAAGACCAGGGAGGCGTTTATATCAAAGATCGCGTCATGCTAATGATTCCGGAAAACGCAGCCTCTGCGGAAGGTTGGGATCCGAAGATTGTATTCAGCTATCCTTCGCTATTCAAAGATGTTGAATTCCGTCAACCAGAACAACGGTTCCCAGGACAGATTCGGCGTTTGACCAAACCTGTTATGGAATATGGTCTGGAACGACAAACGTATGAAGTCGAGTACGACTTGACTGAGCTATCACGAGGCGAACCGGGGACGATTACCAATGAAATGTTAGTTCGCATTCCGGCGAAGATTTCGCGGGCACCTTTCGCCACGCGTTTTAAAACCGATCTGCTGACTGTGTGGATGCTATTTCCCGAAGATCGGCCGTATGTGAATTACGAACTGGTTCGCTATCCCATCGACAAAAGCGAGGCACCCACGGTGATGAATTCGCGGTATCGAATCAATCACCCGTACGGCTCGCTAATTGGCTGGTCGGTCGTTAATCCAGAAGTCGGCCAGGTGTATGAGTGCCGCTGGACGGATGAATAG
- a CDS encoding helix-turn-helix domain-containing protein: MITHTFLEFEAYASAVGDADLRMVLPRIDKPRWEISEFHVDEFHLQYGSEWSGNIAEGVTRPDGKIVFIPLHGRHHANGLPLGEHSVFVMDAASEFTISVQEAHDWCSLFLPDSRAEPNRSSAGRHQGRSQGTYTVELNDQEIANLRWLMTQLHDSIQCNPDILTQKAARDAVKDDLVKVCQRITSVSQEPATTTGRPPLRRDEVIRTLRNLIATHSHECLTIEDFTKALDISERSLRNVFLEYYGMPPRKFLMIQRLNHVRNVLRASHPEETTVTAVAAHFGFWHFGRFAGAYHKIFQEAPSATLNGNCQTC, translated from the coding sequence GTGATTACACACACGTTTCTAGAGTTCGAGGCCTATGCTTCTGCCGTTGGCGACGCCGACTTGAGGATGGTCTTGCCACGCATTGATAAACCACGTTGGGAAATCTCTGAATTTCACGTGGACGAATTTCATCTCCAGTATGGTAGCGAATGGAGCGGAAACATCGCCGAAGGTGTGACTCGACCTGACGGAAAGATTGTCTTTATCCCGTTACATGGCCGTCATCACGCAAATGGATTGCCGCTGGGAGAGCATTCCGTTTTCGTGATGGATGCGGCGAGTGAGTTTACGATCAGCGTGCAAGAGGCACATGATTGGTGTTCCTTGTTTCTTCCGGATAGCCGAGCAGAGCCCAACCGCAGCTCAGCAGGTAGACACCAAGGTCGCTCACAAGGTACCTATACCGTGGAGTTGAACGATCAGGAGATTGCCAACCTTCGCTGGTTGATGACCCAGTTGCATGACTCGATTCAATGCAACCCGGATATCTTGACCCAGAAGGCAGCTCGCGATGCGGTCAAAGACGATTTGGTCAAAGTGTGCCAGCGGATTACATCCGTAAGTCAGGAACCTGCCACAACCACTGGCCGACCTCCTCTCAGGCGGGACGAAGTAATCCGCACACTTCGTAATCTTATCGCAACCCATTCGCACGAATGTTTAACAATCGAAGACTTCACCAAAGCGTTAGATATATCGGAGCGATCATTACGAAATGTATTCTTAGAGTATTACGGCATGCCGCCGCGAAAATTCTTGATGATTCAACGGCTGAATCACGTCCGAAACGTTCTACGCGCTTCCCACCCAGAAGAAACAACCGTGACGGCCGTAGCCGCGCATTTTGGCTTCTGGCATTTCGGCCGCTTTGCCGGGGCGTATCACAAAATCTTTCAAGAAGCCCCGTCTGCAACATTGAACGGAAATTGCCAGACCTGTTGA
- a CDS encoding arylsulfatase yields the protein MCRSFNTRRFLVAIIGILLLLPASQAAWGQEEKPNILIIWGDDVGMWNISAYHRGMMGGSTPNIDRLAKEGMIFMDHYAQASCTAGRAAFILGQYPIRTGLSTVGLPGAKEGIQDSDPTLAQMLKPLGYATGQFGKNHLGDRDEHLPTNHGFDEFFGILYHLNAGEYPEQYDYPKDEEVQEQLNLKQRGVIHSKAMADGSQQIEDLGPWGRERQRNLDEEVLTESKRFITDAVKAEKPFFVWHNTTRMHYRTNLNEEYDGKSGYGLYADGMMEMDDDVGALLDLIEELGVSDNTIVMFSTDNGAASNSWPDGGNQPFHGEKGAGAWEGGFRVPMLVRWPGNIPAGVATGEFMTMEDWIPTLMSFLGQKEVKEKLRQGTKIGDKTYKVHLDGYDQSDLLLNEGKSKRKEFFYFTEDKFHGMRHGDWKLLFIDQEKWFRAPQTALTSPFITNLKMDPFERFHEARGYDEWAENRSWVLGQAGPKIAAFVKTFGEFPPSQKSMSLQVDEVSNMINTQAMAR from the coding sequence ATGTGCCGATCCTTTAATACGCGTCGATTCTTAGTCGCAATTATCGGTATTCTTCTTTTGCTTCCCGCATCTCAAGCAGCATGGGGGCAGGAGGAGAAACCAAACATTCTGATCATCTGGGGCGATGACGTCGGCATGTGGAATATCAGTGCCTACCATCGCGGCATGATGGGTGGGTCAACGCCCAATATCGATCGCTTGGCCAAAGAAGGCATGATCTTCATGGATCATTATGCCCAGGCTTCCTGCACCGCTGGTCGTGCCGCGTTTATTCTTGGACAGTACCCGATCCGAACTGGTCTCAGTACCGTTGGTCTTCCAGGTGCGAAGGAAGGGATTCAAGACAGCGATCCAACGCTCGCCCAAATGCTAAAGCCACTGGGATACGCAACGGGTCAGTTCGGCAAGAATCACCTGGGGGACCGTGACGAACATTTGCCCACGAATCACGGCTTCGACGAGTTCTTCGGAATCCTCTATCACCTGAATGCCGGTGAGTACCCCGAACAGTATGACTACCCCAAAGATGAAGAAGTCCAGGAGCAGTTGAATTTAAAGCAACGCGGCGTCATTCACTCGAAAGCAATGGCCGACGGTTCGCAGCAGATTGAGGATCTTGGCCCCTGGGGTAGAGAGCGTCAGCGTAATTTGGACGAAGAAGTTCTTACCGAGTCCAAGAGATTTATCACCGATGCGGTTAAGGCCGAGAAGCCATTCTTTGTATGGCACAATACGACGCGCATGCACTATCGGACAAACCTGAACGAAGAGTACGACGGCAAGAGTGGTTACGGCCTGTATGCCGATGGCATGATGGAGATGGATGATGACGTCGGCGCACTTTTAGACCTCATCGAAGAACTGGGAGTCTCCGATAATACGATCGTCATGTTTTCTACCGACAACGGCGCGGCTTCAAATTCCTGGCCCGATGGTGGCAATCAGCCGTTTCATGGTGAGAAGGGAGCTGGCGCCTGGGAAGGTGGCTTTCGTGTTCCGATGCTCGTTCGCTGGCCCGGCAATATTCCAGCAGGAGTAGCCACCGGTGAGTTTATGACGATGGAGGATTGGATTCCAACCTTAATGTCGTTCCTTGGCCAGAAGGAAGTCAAAGAGAAACTACGTCAAGGAACGAAGATCGGAGATAAGACATACAAGGTCCATCTCGATGGGTATGATCAGAGTGACCTGCTACTGAATGAAGGGAAGTCGAAGCGGAAAGAATTCTTCTACTTTACAGAAGACAAGTTCCACGGCATGCGTCATGGCGACTGGAAGCTACTGTTTATTGACCAGGAGAAATGGTTCCGTGCTCCACAAACGGCGCTAACGAGTCCGTTCATCACTAATTTGAAGATGGACCCCTTCGAGCGTTTTCACGAAGCCCGTGGCTACGACGAATGGGCGGAGAATCGTAGCTGGGTCCTGGGGCAAGCTGGTCCGAAGATCGCTGCATTTGTAAAGACGTTTGGAGAGTTCCCACCCAGCCAGAAGTCGATGTCTCTGCAAGTCGACGAGGTGAGCAATATGATCAACACGCAGGCGATGGCCCGCTAG